The following DNA comes from Longimicrobiaceae bacterium.
CTCGGGCATCAGGCCGGATTTCGGGAGGATTTTACGGCGCCGGGAGAGCCCAAACTTACACGCCGCGCACGGGGGGTGTCAACGAAGAGAGCGCCTGGGCAATGACGTTTGGAAAGCGGTCGGAAACAAGGCGAGAGCCTTCAACTCCCGTGCGCTCGTCGGAGCCGAGGTCGTGCAACGATGTGCGGTCGGGAGATGCCGCGCGGGAGCGGCCGCGCCCTGGCGGCTGAAGCCGCGGGCTGCGACGGCGCGAAGGCCGCCTTCGCGGCCTGCTCCCGTGAGTGCGTCGCAGGCGAGGAGCGCCTCCGCTCGATGTGGAGGGGACGGATGACGCCGTGGCGGATGCTACTCCACCGGCTCCTGCTGCGAGTCCGCGCGCGGCTGCTTGCGGCGGGCGCGGAAGAAGGCGCGGAGCATGTCCCCTGCCTCGGCGGCGAGGACGCCGGGCACCAGCTCTACTCGGTGGTTGAGGCGCGGATCCTGGACGAGGTTGCCCAGCGAGCCCGTCATCCCCGCCTTCGGGTCCGGGGCCGCGAAGACGAGGCGCGGAACGCGGGAAAGCACGATGGCGCCCGAGCACATGGTGCACGGCTCCAGGGTCACGTACAGCGAGCACTCCAGCAGCCGCCAGTGCCCGGTCGCCTGCGCCGCACGGCGGATGGCGACCATCTCCGCATGTGCGCTGGGATCCTGGAGCGTGTGCGTCAGGTTGTGCCCGCGCGCCACCAGCTCGCCCCGGCGCACGATCACCGCGCCCACCGGCACCTCTCCCAGCGCCTCCGCCGCGCGCGCCTCCTCCAGTGCCACCCGCATCCACCGCTCGTCTTCCGTATCCGCCATCTCGCCTTTCCGATCATGCCGACGGACGCGCCGAGCGTCGGTGGACGTAGCGCATCGCACGTAGCTGTCCGCAGGAAAGTGCGCGATGAGTCGGATCAAGGAAAGAGGCGGGCACGCAAAGGGACCCCGGCGCGGATGGCGCCGGGGTCCCTTCTGCACTGGACGAGCCGGGATCAGACGGTGGCGG
Coding sequences within:
- the tadA gene encoding tRNA adenosine(34) deaminase TadA; translation: MADTEDERWMRVALEEARAAEALGEVPVGAVIVRRGELVARGHNLTHTLQDPSAHAEMVAIRRAAQATGHWRLLECSLYVTLEPCTMCSGAIVLSRVPRLVFAAPDPKAGMTGSLGNLVQDPRLNHRVELVPGVLAAEAGDMLRAFFRARRKQPRADSQQEPVE